From the genome of Caloenas nicobarica isolate bCalNic1 chromosome 16, bCalNic1.hap1, whole genome shotgun sequence, one region includes:
- the CHFR gene encoding E3 ubiquitin-protein ligase CHFR isoform X1, with translation MERSEGGEQSRQQPQPWGKLIRLGAEEAEPHVLLLKREWTIGRKKGCDLSFPGNKLVSGDHCKIIVDEESGQVSLEDTSTNGTVINKLKVVKKQTYPLQTGDVIYVVYRKNEPENNVAYLYESLNTKHDATQEPVEVNVEKQCHVTKDTSSTGRSNDETQMTSSPSATQSCYEEPQPSTSTSDLFNASSTSLIESASVQQGNPSTSGSQSSLFTPVPAFPILEPMCLRALHGEHEKLDMNTETSAVASEITDKEKAESDSQSMGEEECLEPAKKKLKGGEGVCPNLPPAAPSECIIKIGSEDGKTSNVKPDKMEETLTCIICQELLHDCVSLQPCMHTFCAACYSGWMERSSLCPTCRCPVERICKNHILNNLVEAYLIQHPDKCRNEDDVRSMDARNKITQDMLQPKVRRSFSDEEGSSEDLLELSDVDSESSDISQPYIVCRQCPGYRRHSVPTLPGTGQETEAGGTQALGDAPSTSANFPAAVQEYVCPAQGSHVICTCCFQPMPDRRAEREQNPHVAPQQCTVCLQPFCHLYWGCTRVACFGCLAPFCEINLGDKCLDGVLNNNHYESDILKDYLASRGLTWKNMLNESLLALQRGVFMLSDYRITGNTVLCYCCGLRSFRELAYQYRQNIPVAELPVTVTSRPDCYWGRNCRTQVKAHHAMKFNHICEQTRFKN, from the exons ATGGAGCGCTCGGAAGGAGGCGAACAGAGCCggcagcagccgcagccctGGGGGAAGCTGATCCGGCTGGGTGCTGAGGAGGCAGAGCCGCACGTCTTGCTGCTGAAAAGAGAATGGACGATTGGTCGGAAGAAag gtTGTGACTTGTCTTTCCCTGGCAACAAGTTGGTGTCTGGAGATCACTGTAAAATCATAGTGGATGAAGAATCTGGTCAGGTGTCATTAGAAGATACAAG taCTAATGGAACAGTAATTAATAAACTGAAAGTAGTAAAGAAGCAGACATACCCGTTACAGACTGGGGATGTGATCTATGttgtttacagaaaaaatgaGCCAGAGAACA aTGTTGCTTATCTTTATGAATCCTTAAACACAAAACATGATGCAACTCAAGAACCAGTAG AAGTTAATGTAGAAAAGCAATGCCATGTGACCAAAGATACCTCAAGTACAGGAAGAAGTAATGATGAGACCCAAATGACCTCATCACCGTCAGCTACTCAGTCTTGCTATGAGGAACCGCAGCCATCTACTTCTACATCTGACCTCTTTAATGCTTCTTCTACCTCTCTTATTGAGTCTGCATCTGTTCAGCAGGGTAATCCTTCTACATCTG GATCACAATCCTCACTTTTCACTCCTGTGCCTGCTTTCCCCATCTTAGAACCCATGTGTCTCAGAGCACTGCATGGTGAACATGAAAAGCTGGATATGAATACTGAAACTTCTGCAGTCGCTTCAGAAATCactgacaaagaaaaagcagaatcagATTCTCAAAGTATGGGGGAGGAGGAATGTTTGGAACCTGCTAAGAAGAAACTAAAAGGAG GTGAAGGTGTTTGTCCAAATCTTCCACCAGCAGCTCCGAGTGAATGTATAATTAAAATTGGCTCTGAAGATGGAAAAACATCAAATGTGAAACCAGATAAGATGGAAGAAACATTAACTTGCATTATCTGCCAAGAGCTGCTGCATGACTGTGTAAG CTTGCAGCCTTGCATGCATACTTTTTGTGCTGCCTGCTACTCAGGATGGATGGAAAGATCTTCTCTATGCCCAACTTGTCGTTGTCCAGTAGAACGTATTTGTAAAAATCACATATTGAACAACTTGGTTGAAGCTTATCTGATTCAGCATCCAG ATAAATGTCGTAATGAAGATGATGTACGTAGCATGGATGCTAGAAACAAAATTACTCAAGACATGTTGCAACCTAAGGTACGGAGATCTTTTTCGGATGAGGAAGGAAGTTCTGAAGATTTACTGGAATTATCAGATGTAGATAGCGAATCTTCAGATATCAG TCAACCATATATAGTATGCAGACAGTGCCCAGGGTATCGAAGACACTCTGTTCCGACTCTGCCTGGCACAGGCCAAGAGACAGAAGCAGGAGGAACGCAGGCTCTGGGAGATGCGCCATCTACATCTGCCAACTTCCCTGCAG CTGTCCAGGAATATGTGTGTCCTGCTCAAGGAAGCCATGTAATATGTACCTGCTGCTTTCAGCCAATGCCTGACCGAAGAGCAGAGCGTGAACAGAATCCTCATGTTGCTCCTCAGCAAt GTACAGTTTGTCTGCAACCCTTCTGTCACTTATACTGGGGCTGCACTCGGGTGGCATGTTTTGGCTGTTTGGCCCCATTTTGTG aaataaatctTGGTGATAAGTGTTTAGATGGAGTCCTGAATAACAACCACTACGAGTCAGATATCCTAAag GATTACCTGGCATCCAGGGGTTTGACatggaaaaatatgttaaaCGAAAGTCTCTTAGCTCTTCAAAGAGGTGTTTTTATGTTGTCAG attACAGAATTACTGGGAACACAGTGCTTTGCTACTGTTGTGGCCTTCGCAGCTTTCGGGAACTTGCCTACCAGTATAGGCAGAATATTCCTGTTGCTGAATTGCCAG TTACTGTCACGTCACGTCCTGACTGCTACTGGGGACGCAACTGTCGAACTCAGGTCAAAGCACATCATGCCAT gaaattcAATCACATTTGTGAACAAACACGATTCAAGAACTGA
- the CHFR gene encoding E3 ubiquitin-protein ligase CHFR isoform X3, which yields MERSEGGEQSRQQPQPWGKLIRLGAEEAEPHVLLLKREWTIGRKKGCDLSFPGNKLVSGDHCKIIVDEESGQVSLEDTSTNGTVINKLKVVKKQTYPLQTGDVIYVVYRKNEPENNVAYLYESLNTKHDATQEPVEVNVEKQCHVTKDTSSTGRSNDETQMTSSPSATQSCYEEPQPSTSTSDLFNASSTSLIESASVQQGNPSTSGSQSSLFTPVPAFPILEPMCLRALHGEHEKLDMNTETSAVASEITDKEKAESDSQSEGVCPNLPPAAPSECIIKIGSEDGKTSNVKPDKMEETLTCIICQELLHDCVSLQPCMHTFCAACYSGWMERSSLCPTCRCPVERICKNHILNNLVEAYLIQHPDKCRNEDDVRSMDARNKITQDMLQPKVRRSFSDEEGSSEDLLELSDVDSESSDISQPYIVCRQCPGYRRHSVPTLPGTGQETEAGGTQALGDAPSTSANFPAAVQEYVCPAQGSHVICTCCFQPMPDRRAEREQNPHVAPQQCTVCLQPFCHLYWGCTRVACFGCLAPFCEINLGDKCLDGVLNNNHYESDILKDYLASRGLTWKNMLNESLLALQRGVFMLSDYRITGNTVLCYCCGLRSFRELAYQYRQNIPVAELPVTVTSRPDCYWGRNCRTQVKAHHAMKFNHICEQTRFKN from the exons ATGGAGCGCTCGGAAGGAGGCGAACAGAGCCggcagcagccgcagccctGGGGGAAGCTGATCCGGCTGGGTGCTGAGGAGGCAGAGCCGCACGTCTTGCTGCTGAAAAGAGAATGGACGATTGGTCGGAAGAAag gtTGTGACTTGTCTTTCCCTGGCAACAAGTTGGTGTCTGGAGATCACTGTAAAATCATAGTGGATGAAGAATCTGGTCAGGTGTCATTAGAAGATACAAG taCTAATGGAACAGTAATTAATAAACTGAAAGTAGTAAAGAAGCAGACATACCCGTTACAGACTGGGGATGTGATCTATGttgtttacagaaaaaatgaGCCAGAGAACA aTGTTGCTTATCTTTATGAATCCTTAAACACAAAACATGATGCAACTCAAGAACCAGTAG AAGTTAATGTAGAAAAGCAATGCCATGTGACCAAAGATACCTCAAGTACAGGAAGAAGTAATGATGAGACCCAAATGACCTCATCACCGTCAGCTACTCAGTCTTGCTATGAGGAACCGCAGCCATCTACTTCTACATCTGACCTCTTTAATGCTTCTTCTACCTCTCTTATTGAGTCTGCATCTGTTCAGCAGGGTAATCCTTCTACATCTG GATCACAATCCTCACTTTTCACTCCTGTGCCTGCTTTCCCCATCTTAGAACCCATGTGTCTCAGAGCACTGCATGGTGAACATGAAAAGCTGGATATGAATACTGAAACTTCTGCAGTCGCTTCAGAAATCactgacaaagaaaaagcagaatcagATTCTCAAA GTGAAGGTGTTTGTCCAAATCTTCCACCAGCAGCTCCGAGTGAATGTATAATTAAAATTGGCTCTGAAGATGGAAAAACATCAAATGTGAAACCAGATAAGATGGAAGAAACATTAACTTGCATTATCTGCCAAGAGCTGCTGCATGACTGTGTAAG CTTGCAGCCTTGCATGCATACTTTTTGTGCTGCCTGCTACTCAGGATGGATGGAAAGATCTTCTCTATGCCCAACTTGTCGTTGTCCAGTAGAACGTATTTGTAAAAATCACATATTGAACAACTTGGTTGAAGCTTATCTGATTCAGCATCCAG ATAAATGTCGTAATGAAGATGATGTACGTAGCATGGATGCTAGAAACAAAATTACTCAAGACATGTTGCAACCTAAGGTACGGAGATCTTTTTCGGATGAGGAAGGAAGTTCTGAAGATTTACTGGAATTATCAGATGTAGATAGCGAATCTTCAGATATCAG TCAACCATATATAGTATGCAGACAGTGCCCAGGGTATCGAAGACACTCTGTTCCGACTCTGCCTGGCACAGGCCAAGAGACAGAAGCAGGAGGAACGCAGGCTCTGGGAGATGCGCCATCTACATCTGCCAACTTCCCTGCAG CTGTCCAGGAATATGTGTGTCCTGCTCAAGGAAGCCATGTAATATGTACCTGCTGCTTTCAGCCAATGCCTGACCGAAGAGCAGAGCGTGAACAGAATCCTCATGTTGCTCCTCAGCAAt GTACAGTTTGTCTGCAACCCTTCTGTCACTTATACTGGGGCTGCACTCGGGTGGCATGTTTTGGCTGTTTGGCCCCATTTTGTG aaataaatctTGGTGATAAGTGTTTAGATGGAGTCCTGAATAACAACCACTACGAGTCAGATATCCTAAag GATTACCTGGCATCCAGGGGTTTGACatggaaaaatatgttaaaCGAAAGTCTCTTAGCTCTTCAAAGAGGTGTTTTTATGTTGTCAG attACAGAATTACTGGGAACACAGTGCTTTGCTACTGTTGTGGCCTTCGCAGCTTTCGGGAACTTGCCTACCAGTATAGGCAGAATATTCCTGTTGCTGAATTGCCAG TTACTGTCACGTCACGTCCTGACTGCTACTGGGGACGCAACTGTCGAACTCAGGTCAAAGCACATCATGCCAT gaaattcAATCACATTTGTGAACAAACACGATTCAAGAACTGA
- the CHFR gene encoding E3 ubiquitin-protein ligase CHFR isoform X2, giving the protein MERSEGGEQSRQQPQPWGKLIRLGAEEAEPHVLLLKREWTIGRKKGCDLSFPGNKLVSGDHCKIIVDEESGQVSLEDTSTNGTVINKLKVVKKQTYPLQTGDVIYVVYRKNEPENNVAYLYESLNTKHDATQEPVEVNVEKQCHVTKDTSSTGRSNDETQMTSSPSATQSCYEEPQPSTSTSDLFNASSTSLIESASVQQGNPSTSEPMCLRALHGEHEKLDMNTETSAVASEITDKEKAESDSQSMGEEECLEPAKKKLKGGEGVCPNLPPAAPSECIIKIGSEDGKTSNVKPDKMEETLTCIICQELLHDCVSLQPCMHTFCAACYSGWMERSSLCPTCRCPVERICKNHILNNLVEAYLIQHPDKCRNEDDVRSMDARNKITQDMLQPKVRRSFSDEEGSSEDLLELSDVDSESSDISQPYIVCRQCPGYRRHSVPTLPGTGQETEAGGTQALGDAPSTSANFPAAVQEYVCPAQGSHVICTCCFQPMPDRRAEREQNPHVAPQQCTVCLQPFCHLYWGCTRVACFGCLAPFCEINLGDKCLDGVLNNNHYESDILKDYLASRGLTWKNMLNESLLALQRGVFMLSDYRITGNTVLCYCCGLRSFRELAYQYRQNIPVAELPVTVTSRPDCYWGRNCRTQVKAHHAMKFNHICEQTRFKN; this is encoded by the exons ATGGAGCGCTCGGAAGGAGGCGAACAGAGCCggcagcagccgcagccctGGGGGAAGCTGATCCGGCTGGGTGCTGAGGAGGCAGAGCCGCACGTCTTGCTGCTGAAAAGAGAATGGACGATTGGTCGGAAGAAag gtTGTGACTTGTCTTTCCCTGGCAACAAGTTGGTGTCTGGAGATCACTGTAAAATCATAGTGGATGAAGAATCTGGTCAGGTGTCATTAGAAGATACAAG taCTAATGGAACAGTAATTAATAAACTGAAAGTAGTAAAGAAGCAGACATACCCGTTACAGACTGGGGATGTGATCTATGttgtttacagaaaaaatgaGCCAGAGAACA aTGTTGCTTATCTTTATGAATCCTTAAACACAAAACATGATGCAACTCAAGAACCAGTAG AAGTTAATGTAGAAAAGCAATGCCATGTGACCAAAGATACCTCAAGTACAGGAAGAAGTAATGATGAGACCCAAATGACCTCATCACCGTCAGCTACTCAGTCTTGCTATGAGGAACCGCAGCCATCTACTTCTACATCTGACCTCTTTAATGCTTCTTCTACCTCTCTTATTGAGTCTGCATCTGTTCAGCAGGGTAATCCTTCTACATCTG AACCCATGTGTCTCAGAGCACTGCATGGTGAACATGAAAAGCTGGATATGAATACTGAAACTTCTGCAGTCGCTTCAGAAATCactgacaaagaaaaagcagaatcagATTCTCAAAGTATGGGGGAGGAGGAATGTTTGGAACCTGCTAAGAAGAAACTAAAAGGAG GTGAAGGTGTTTGTCCAAATCTTCCACCAGCAGCTCCGAGTGAATGTATAATTAAAATTGGCTCTGAAGATGGAAAAACATCAAATGTGAAACCAGATAAGATGGAAGAAACATTAACTTGCATTATCTGCCAAGAGCTGCTGCATGACTGTGTAAG CTTGCAGCCTTGCATGCATACTTTTTGTGCTGCCTGCTACTCAGGATGGATGGAAAGATCTTCTCTATGCCCAACTTGTCGTTGTCCAGTAGAACGTATTTGTAAAAATCACATATTGAACAACTTGGTTGAAGCTTATCTGATTCAGCATCCAG ATAAATGTCGTAATGAAGATGATGTACGTAGCATGGATGCTAGAAACAAAATTACTCAAGACATGTTGCAACCTAAGGTACGGAGATCTTTTTCGGATGAGGAAGGAAGTTCTGAAGATTTACTGGAATTATCAGATGTAGATAGCGAATCTTCAGATATCAG TCAACCATATATAGTATGCAGACAGTGCCCAGGGTATCGAAGACACTCTGTTCCGACTCTGCCTGGCACAGGCCAAGAGACAGAAGCAGGAGGAACGCAGGCTCTGGGAGATGCGCCATCTACATCTGCCAACTTCCCTGCAG CTGTCCAGGAATATGTGTGTCCTGCTCAAGGAAGCCATGTAATATGTACCTGCTGCTTTCAGCCAATGCCTGACCGAAGAGCAGAGCGTGAACAGAATCCTCATGTTGCTCCTCAGCAAt GTACAGTTTGTCTGCAACCCTTCTGTCACTTATACTGGGGCTGCACTCGGGTGGCATGTTTTGGCTGTTTGGCCCCATTTTGTG aaataaatctTGGTGATAAGTGTTTAGATGGAGTCCTGAATAACAACCACTACGAGTCAGATATCCTAAag GATTACCTGGCATCCAGGGGTTTGACatggaaaaatatgttaaaCGAAAGTCTCTTAGCTCTTCAAAGAGGTGTTTTTATGTTGTCAG attACAGAATTACTGGGAACACAGTGCTTTGCTACTGTTGTGGCCTTCGCAGCTTTCGGGAACTTGCCTACCAGTATAGGCAGAATATTCCTGTTGCTGAATTGCCAG TTACTGTCACGTCACGTCCTGACTGCTACTGGGGACGCAACTGTCGAACTCAGGTCAAAGCACATCATGCCAT gaaattcAATCACATTTGTGAACAAACACGATTCAAGAACTGA